In the genome of Chryseobacterium oryzae, one region contains:
- a CDS encoding VIT1/CCC1 transporter family protein, producing the protein MHHQLEKHYVNRVGWLRAAVLGANDGLLSTTSIVIGVAAASPDRNTIILAALAGMIAGAMSMAAGEYVSVSSQEDTEKADLLREKRELEEMPEIELRELAKIYERRGVSKETALQVATELTNHDALAAHAHDELGINEITQAKPLQAAFASFASFGLGALLPFAVSLLAPLKQMVYFQYGFSIMFLMILGAISARTGGSKIGIAVLRICFWGTVAMGITALIGHLFGVSVA; encoded by the coding sequence ATGCATCATCAATTAGAAAAACATTATGTTAATAGAGTAGGATGGCTTCGTGCAGCGGTTTTAGGAGCGAATGACGGTTTGTTGTCTACCACAAGTATTGTTATTGGAGTTGCGGCAGCTTCTCCGGATAGAAATACGATAATCCTTGCAGCGTTAGCCGGAATGATTGCCGGTGCAATGTCGATGGCCGCAGGAGAATATGTATCAGTAAGTTCGCAGGAAGATACAGAAAAAGCAGATTTGCTAAGAGAAAAACGTGAGCTTGAAGAAATGCCTGAAATAGAATTAAGAGAGCTTGCAAAAATCTACGAAAGGAGAGGTGTAAGCAAAGAAACTGCCTTGCAAGTGGCGACCGAACTTACGAATCACGATGCTTTGGCAGCTCACGCTCACGATGAATTGGGAATTAATGAAATCACACAGGCAAAACCTTTGCAGGCTGCGTTCGCATCATTTGCTTCATTTGGTTTGGGAGCATTGCTTCCCTTTGCCGTCTCGCTTTTGGCACCGCTTAAACAAATGGTCTATTTCCAGTATGGATTTTCCATTATGTTTTTAATGATCTTAGGAGCGATTTCAGCAAGGACCGGTGGTTCAAAAATCGGAATTGCCGTTCTGAGAATCTGTTTCTGGGGAACTGTTGCCATGGGAATTACTGCTTTGATAGGACATCTTTTTGGAGTTTCTGTGGCATAG
- a CDS encoding DUF4266 domain-containing protein gives MTVCFLAIVALVQSCTTVKEYEKNKLNDAEMALGNRTVEKTELSFQSYREGSSGANAGKVGGGCGCN, from the coding sequence ATGACGGTGTGTTTTTTGGCAATCGTTGCTTTAGTGCAATCTTGCACCACCGTAAAAGAATACGAAAAAAACAAACTGAACGACGCCGAAATGGCTTTAGGGAACAGAACTGTGGAAAAAACAGAACTCAGTTTTCAGTCGTACAGAGAAGGTTCTTCAGGAGCCAATGCCGGAAAAGTAGGTGGTGGTTGCGGTTGCAACTAA
- a CDS encoding FAD:protein FMN transferase: MWREFKRPQKLMGNAFEITVVDDNETWANLHIDAAIEEIRRIERLLTTFNEESQTNLINRNAGIQPVKVDAEIFDLIERSIRISKITDGYFDISYGGIDKSFWNFDREMTQLPNPELIKSHLQLVNYQNIILYSVNQNVFLKEKGMRIGFGGIGKGYAAEMAKRILQQRGVVSGIVNASGDLTTWGNQANGKPWTVGIADPDNSKQPFSYMNITDMAVATSGNYEKFVVINGKKYSHTINPKTGMPVSGVKSVTIFCPNAEIADAMATPVSIMGIDAALNMVNQINHLECVIIDDYNKIYSSQNINLK, translated from the coding sequence GCAAACCTTCATATCGATGCTGCCATTGAAGAAATTCGCAGAATTGAAAGGCTGTTAACAACTTTTAATGAAGAAAGTCAAACCAATCTCATCAACCGAAATGCAGGGATACAACCTGTAAAAGTAGATGCTGAGATTTTTGATTTGATTGAAAGAAGCATCAGAATCAGCAAAATTACCGATGGGTATTTCGATATTTCCTACGGAGGAATCGATAAAAGTTTCTGGAATTTTGACCGTGAAATGACGCAGCTTCCCAACCCAGAATTGATAAAAAGTCATCTGCAATTGGTGAATTATCAAAACATCATTCTATATTCAGTCAATCAAAACGTTTTTCTCAAAGAAAAAGGGATGCGCATTGGTTTTGGCGGAATCGGGAAAGGCTATGCCGCAGAAATGGCGAAAAGAATTCTTCAGCAAAGAGGCGTGGTTTCCGGTATTGTAAATGCTTCCGGAGATTTGACGACTTGGGGAAATCAAGCCAACGGAAAACCTTGGACAGTCGGAATTGCAGACCCGGACAACTCAAAACAGCCATTTTCTTATATGAACATCACAGATATGGCGGTTGCAACGTCGGGAAATTATGAAAAATTCGTAGTCATCAACGGAAAAAAATATTCTCACACCATCAATCCAAAAACCGGAATGCCCGTTTCGGGCGTGAAAAGTGTCACCATTTTCTGTCCTAATGCAGAAATCGCTGATGCAATGGCAACTCCGGTAAGTATTATGGGAATCGATGCCGCACTGAATATGGTGAATCAAATCAACCATTTAGAATGCGTCATTATCGATGATTATAATAAGATTTATTCATCTCAAAACATCAATTTAAAATGA
- a CDS encoding substrate-binding domain-containing protein, with product MKKLFRTFGFPKVGTVLFLLLMILHGCKDASTKSDKINIGFSQGLGNHPWRQAMNHAMEIQASLHSEVHLSISKAEGSVKKQIQDIQKMIDSRVDVIIISPIDPNSLIPVVEKAFAKKIPVILVDRKINSDRYATYIGADNIEIGKEAAQYILSDSKNLKKIIEIKGDDNSSPTIERSLGFEQIIKNNPNTELIKTVRGLPAEAFRKTLDSLGNQSLYVFAFNDQLATQAWQIARNAGVENQIKFIGVDGLNTKDGGIQMVLDGKLNATLLYPTGGTEAIETAIKIYHGQIPPKRIKLSTTIIDRLNAEIMRNQFDKIIEQQGVIENQVNAVKKQTELYSSQRELFRWSVVLLILMFCLIAYAIYLIYTIKIKNKQLTLTNERVTIQRNQIETIANELKESNEARVNFFTGLSHEFKTPITLILSSLESLKDTFKSKGTKPSYELELINKNSNRLLRLVDNLLDFRKIENKTFNLRVSKTNIYDFTYGIFRDFENEAKKRNIKFEIHSTNKNLELYIDRNLMDKVYFNLLSNAFKFTPDNGKIEITIQEKGNQVVISFKDNGIGIPEKEISNVFEPYFKGSNNRKNSSGIGLHLSRQFVELHRGKIEVSSFQGTEFIISLYKGNKHFNEDQMIKEPSVMDAETLAKEDVFGMVEEGSFMQIQENPGDRYSLLLVEDNSDLSFFLSNKLQTEFDVMVSDGTDAIDKALSEIPDIIVCDVNLPEKNGFEICEILKNDLRTSHIPVILLTALDNKESYLHGLKSGVDLYLTKPFSYPILTQSLCSLLYNREKLRYYYTNNIGRIVDSKSFGSMEQTFVNKLNQIIKTNIDNPDFSVENLADLLNISRIQLYRKIKAMFDVNVSDYINNIRLEQAKSMLQNPGLTISEIAYKTGFSSPNYFSTVFKNKFGVSPNVFRKSGGEE from the coding sequence ATGAAAAAACTTTTTAGAACGTTTGGTTTTCCCAAGGTTGGTACCGTTTTATTTTTGTTGCTGATGATTTTGCATGGTTGCAAGGATGCTTCAACAAAATCGGATAAAATAAATATCGGCTTCTCGCAAGGGTTGGGCAATCATCCTTGGCGGCAGGCTATGAACCACGCAATGGAGATTCAGGCATCACTGCATTCTGAAGTGCATCTGAGCATTAGCAAAGCGGAAGGTTCTGTCAAAAAACAGATTCAGGATATTCAAAAAATGATTGACAGCAGGGTAGATGTTATCATTATTTCGCCGATTGACCCCAATTCTCTGATTCCAGTAGTAGAAAAAGCCTTTGCAAAAAAGATTCCTGTGATTTTGGTGGATAGGAAAATCAATTCTGATAGATACGCCACTTATATCGGAGCAGATAATATAGAAATTGGGAAAGAAGCAGCGCAATATATTCTTTCTGACTCTAAAAATCTGAAAAAAATCATCGAAATAAAAGGCGATGACAATTCGTCCCCAACGATTGAAAGGAGTTTGGGTTTCGAGCAAATCATCAAAAATAATCCTAATACAGAGCTGATAAAAACCGTCCGAGGTCTTCCGGCAGAGGCTTTCAGGAAAACGCTGGATTCACTCGGAAATCAAAGCTTATATGTTTTTGCTTTCAATGACCAACTCGCTACACAAGCATGGCAAATAGCGAGAAACGCCGGTGTGGAAAATCAAATCAAATTTATCGGTGTGGATGGTCTGAACACCAAAGACGGTGGAATTCAGATGGTTCTTGACGGTAAATTGAATGCCACTTTACTTTATCCTACCGGCGGAACGGAAGCCATTGAAACTGCCATTAAAATCTACCACGGGCAAATTCCACCGAAACGTATCAAGCTCAGTACAACCATTATCGACAGGCTGAATGCTGAGATTATGCGCAACCAGTTCGATAAAATCATCGAACAGCAGGGAGTGATCGAAAATCAGGTGAATGCCGTGAAAAAGCAGACCGAACTCTATTCTTCCCAAAGAGAATTGTTCCGATGGTCAGTTGTACTTCTAATTCTGATGTTTTGCCTGATTGCCTATGCTATTTACCTGATTTATACCATTAAAATTAAAAATAAACAGCTTACTCTCACCAACGAACGTGTGACGATTCAAAGGAATCAGATTGAAACCATTGCCAACGAACTCAAGGAAAGTAATGAAGCAAGAGTAAACTTTTTTACCGGCTTATCCCACGAATTCAAAACACCAATAACCCTCATCCTGAGTTCATTAGAATCATTGAAAGATACTTTTAAAAGCAAGGGTACAAAACCGTCTTATGAGCTGGAACTGATTAATAAAAATTCAAACCGTTTGCTAAGGTTGGTAGATAATCTTTTGGATTTCAGGAAAATAGAAAATAAAACCTTCAATTTAAGGGTTTCCAAAACCAATATTTACGATTTCACTTATGGCATTTTCAGGGATTTTGAAAACGAAGCCAAAAAAAGGAATATTAAGTTTGAAATCCATTCCACAAACAAAAATCTAGAACTGTATATTGACAGAAACCTGATGGATAAAGTATATTTTAACCTTTTGTCAAACGCATTTAAATTCACGCCGGACAATGGAAAAATTGAAATTACAATTCAGGAAAAAGGAAATCAGGTGGTTATCAGCTTCAAAGACAACGGTATAGGAATCCCAGAAAAAGAAATCAGCAACGTTTTCGAACCCTATTTTAAAGGTTCCAACAACCGCAAAAACAGTTCAGGAATTGGACTTCATCTTAGTCGTCAGTTTGTGGAGCTTCATCGCGGGAAAATCGAGGTGAGTTCTTTTCAAGGAACGGAATTTATCATCAGCCTTTACAAAGGAAACAAGCATTTCAATGAAGATCAGATGATAAAAGAACCGAGTGTTATGGATGCGGAAACGTTAGCAAAAGAAGATGTTTTTGGCATGGTGGAAGAAGGAAGTTTTATGCAAATCCAGGAAAATCCAGGTGATCGGTATTCTTTGCTTTTGGTGGAAGATAATTCGGATTTGTCGTTTTTCCTCAGCAATAAGCTACAGACGGAATTTGATGTGATGGTTTCCGATGGTACGGATGCGATTGATAAAGCGCTAAGCGAAATTCCTGACATCATTGTGTGCGATGTGAATCTTCCTGAAAAAAACGGATTTGAAATTTGCGAAATTCTGAAAAATGACCTCAGAACATCTCATATTCCGGTCATTCTTCTTACGGCTTTGGACAATAAGGAATCTTATCTTCATGGACTGAAATCCGGGGTTGACCTATATCTTACGAAGCCATTCAGCTATCCGATCCTGACACAGTCTCTGTGTTCGTTGCTTTACAACCGAGAAAAACTACGTTATTATTACACCAACAACATCGGAAGAATTGTGGACAGCAAATCCTTCGGAAGTATGGAGCAGACGTTTGTGAACAAATTGAATCAGATCATCAAAACCAATATCGACAATCCCGATTTTTCAGTGGAAAATCTTGCAGATTTACTGAATATTTCAAGAATTCAGCTTTACAGAAAAATAAAAGCAATGTTTGACGTGAATGTAAGCGACTACATCAACAATATCCGTCTGGAACAGGCGAAATCGATGCTACAAAATCCAGGATTGACGATTTCCGAAATTGCTTATAAAACCGGCTTTTCTTCCCCGAATTATTTCTCCACAGTTTTCAAAAATAAGTTTGGGGTTTCTCCAAACGTGTTTAGGAAGAGTGGTGGTGAGGAATAA
- a CDS encoding sugar porter family MFS transporter, whose protein sequence is MNKILMWSVTAALAGFLFGFDVVVISGADKKLQVLWQSSDAFHGAVVMGMALWGTVIGAIFGGIPTNKFGRKKTLLAIGVLYALSAIGTALSNDPYIFAFFRFMGGLGVGASTIAAPAYISEIAPAKDRGRLVSLYQFNIVLGILVAFLSNYLLSGIGDNDWRWMLGVQAIPATIYTLCVLIIQESPRWLVSKGRINEAQNVVKTVNPDQDSDLLISQMEEDHAEAPKENIFMKKYRFPLMLAFLVAFFNQMSGINAFLYYAPRIFGEAGLGEKTALLSSIGIGIVNMVFTLVGVNLIDKVGRRTLMYIGSIGYIISLGLVSMAFYFHWSGLAIPVFLFLFIASHAIGQGTVIWVFISEIFPNHLRASGQAFGSSTHWVLAAIIPSLIPTLFSTIGAGTVFLVFTIAMVFQLLFVIFMMPETKGVSLEKLSKTLTKE, encoded by the coding sequence ATGAATAAAATTTTGATGTGGTCTGTCACTGCAGCTTTGGCAGGATTTCTTTTCGGGTTTGATGTTGTGGTGATTTCCGGAGCCGACAAAAAACTACAGGTGCTTTGGCAGAGTTCAGACGCATTCCACGGTGCGGTAGTAATGGGAATGGCATTGTGGGGAACCGTTATCGGCGCCATCTTTGGCGGAATCCCGACCAACAAATTCGGGCGTAAAAAAACACTTTTGGCAATCGGTGTCTTATATGCACTTTCAGCAATCGGAACAGCGCTTTCCAATGATCCTTATATCTTCGCATTTTTCAGATTTATGGGAGGCTTAGGCGTTGGGGCATCCACCATTGCAGCTCCGGCTTATATTTCCGAAATCGCTCCTGCAAAAGACCGAGGAAGATTGGTTTCCTTGTATCAGTTCAATATTGTGCTGGGGATTTTGGTTGCCTTTTTATCCAATTATCTACTCAGCGGAATCGGAGATAACGACTGGAGATGGATGCTTGGTGTTCAGGCAATTCCGGCAACTATCTACACCTTATGTGTGCTTATAATTCAGGAAAGTCCAAGATGGCTCGTTTCCAAAGGCAGAATAAACGAAGCCCAAAATGTAGTTAAAACCGTAAATCCGGATCAGGATTCTGACCTACTAATTTCTCAGATGGAAGAAGATCATGCCGAAGCACCAAAGGAAAATATCTTTATGAAAAAATATCGTTTTCCGTTAATGCTCGCTTTCCTTGTCGCATTTTTCAACCAGATGTCGGGAATCAATGCATTCTTATATTATGCACCGAGAATTTTTGGCGAGGCTGGATTGGGCGAGAAAACCGCATTGCTCAGCAGTATCGGAATCGGGATTGTGAATATGGTTTTCACTTTGGTTGGTGTTAATCTTATCGACAAGGTGGGCAGAAGAACTCTGATGTACATTGGTTCCATCGGTTATATCATTTCATTGGGACTCGTTTCTATGGCGTTTTATTTCCATTGGTCGGGCTTAGCGATTCCTGTATTTTTATTCCTGTTTATCGCTTCTCACGCCATCGGACAGGGAACGGTGATCTGGGTTTTTATCTCCGAAATCTTTCCGAACCACCTCCGCGCTTCAGGACAGGCATTCGGAAGTTCTACGCACTGGGTTTTAGCAGCGATTATTCCTTCATTAATACCTACATTATTTTCAACTATAGGGGCAGGAACCGTGTTTCTGGTCTTCACAATCGCAATGGTATTCCAGCTATTATTTGTGATTTTTATGATGCCGGAAACCAAAGGCGTATCACTGGAAAAATTAAGCAAAACACTTACAAAAGAGTAA
- a CDS encoding glycoside hydrolase family 32 protein: MKKIISSLIVASVFFSNLNAQLHSKKEEQLYRPNFHFTPKKGWMNDPNGLYYKDGVYNLFFQYYPDGNKWGPMHWGHATSKDLVKWEEQPIALYPDDLGYIFSGSAVVDKNNTSGFGDAKNNPVVAIYTYHNPNREKDGNIDVESQGIAYSLDNSKTWTKYSSNPVLKNPGIRDFRDPKVIWDAKRKQWAMALAAQDRAHFYTSKNLKDWTFQSEFGKDLGGHGGVWECPDLFPLKVEGSKEEKWVLIVNINLGGPNNGSAGQYFVGDFDGKTFKIDEHFTKQLQREKAVWLDWGKDNYASVSFDNVPQDKRIIIGWMSNWEYAQEVPTEFWRSSMTVAREVSLKKTKDGYVLKNVPVDQLKKYQGKPINKKISLKSENQLLAKSDINLAKAVIDLDLKKMSAGKYTFALKNTLGEEVLFGIDNKAKELFIDRSKSGKTDFGKNYATPMTKAPMNEIYVNAKMKLVIDKTSIEIFFNDGEKVLTEIFFPNENFSELTLSTDTLGSSLDFSAYQLNIK, translated from the coding sequence ATGAAAAAAATAATATCAAGTTTAATTGTCGCTTCTGTCTTTTTTTCGAATCTCAACGCTCAGTTGCATTCGAAGAAGGAAGAACAGCTTTACCGTCCCAATTTTCACTTCACGCCAAAAAAAGGCTGGATGAATGACCCAAACGGACTCTATTATAAAGACGGCGTTTACAATCTTTTTTTCCAGTATTATCCCGACGGAAACAAATGGGGACCAATGCATTGGGGACACGCAACCAGCAAAGACCTAGTAAAATGGGAAGAACAGCCGATTGCGCTTTATCCGGATGATTTGGGATACATCTTTTCAGGAAGTGCAGTCGTAGATAAAAATAATACGTCCGGTTTTGGAGATGCCAAAAATAATCCTGTAGTTGCAATTTATACCTATCACAATCCTAACCGTGAAAAAGACGGCAATATTGACGTAGAATCTCAGGGAATTGCATATTCTCTTGACAACAGCAAGACCTGGACAAAATATAGTTCAAACCCTGTCCTCAAAAATCCCGGAATCCGTGATTTTCGTGATCCTAAAGTGATTTGGGATGCCAAGAGAAAACAATGGGCAATGGCTTTGGCAGCGCAGGACAGAGCGCATTTCTACACCTCAAAAAATCTTAAAGACTGGACTTTTCAATCGGAATTTGGGAAAGATTTGGGCGGTCACGGAGGTGTTTGGGAATGTCCTGATTTATTTCCTTTAAAAGTTGAAGGTTCTAAGGAAGAAAAATGGGTTCTGATTGTAAATATCAATCTGGGTGGTCCGAATAACGGTTCTGCAGGACAATATTTTGTTGGAGATTTTGATGGCAAAACTTTTAAAATTGATGAGCATTTTACGAAACAGCTTCAGCGGGAAAAAGCTGTGTGGCTGGATTGGGGAAAAGACAATTATGCAAGTGTTTCCTTTGACAATGTTCCGCAGGATAAGAGAATCATCATCGGCTGGATGAGCAATTGGGAATACGCACAGGAAGTTCCGACCGAGTTTTGGCGAAGCAGTATGACGGTTGCAAGGGAAGTTTCACTTAAAAAAACAAAAGATGGCTATGTTCTCAAAAATGTTCCTGTTGACCAGCTTAAAAAATATCAGGGAAAGCCAATCAATAAAAAAATAAGTTTAAAATCCGAGAATCAATTGCTTGCCAAATCTGACATCAATTTAGCAAAAGCAGTCATCGACTTAGATTTAAAAAAGATGAGTGCAGGAAAATACACTTTTGCGCTGAAAAATACTTTGGGAGAAGAGGTTCTTTTCGGGATTGATAACAAAGCTAAAGAGCTGTTCATAGACCGCTCAAAATCTGGAAAAACAGATTTCGGAAAAAACTACGCAACGCCAATGACCAAAGCACCTATGAACGAAATTTATGTGAACGCAAAAATGAAACTGGTTATTGATAAAACTTCCATAGAAATCTTTTTCAACGACGGCGAAAAAGTTCTGACGGAAATCTTCTTTCCGAACGAAAATTTCTCCGAACTGACTTTATCAACGGATACTCTGGGAAGTTCTTTAGATTTCAGTGCTTATCAGCTTAACATCAAATAA
- a CDS encoding DUF3570 domain-containing protein has product MKKIIVSIVALLGIFNAKAQENTGNTQPKKLTLDEANLVSSYYKQDGNNSAVTGGTGSEKLNDISNAIDVTLVKYDKKDRKNKFGFSVGIDHYTSASSDMIDLKANSSASHADTRIYPALSWSRENENKGTTLLAGVSASTEYDYQSYSANIGFAKKTPNKMGEFTAKFQAYFDQVKLIAPIELRTAQNEGTSGRNTYALSLAYSQIINQNFQMEFLTDAVQQTGYLSLPFHRVYFNDNSVHQETLPDKRFKLPVGVRANYFLGDKVILRAYYRYYTDDWGLKSNTVSLETPFKISPFVSVTPFYRYYSQTAAKYFLPYQQHMAFDDYYTSNYDLSKFNSNFYGAGIRFNPKNGLFGVERLNMLEIRYGHYTKSVGMTSDIISLNFRFK; this is encoded by the coding sequence ATGAAAAAAATTATAGTAAGTATTGTTGCTCTTTTAGGAATTTTCAATGCAAAAGCACAGGAGAATACAGGCAATACACAACCGAAAAAACTAACGCTGGATGAAGCCAATTTGGTTTCAAGTTATTATAAGCAAGACGGGAATAATTCTGCGGTAACGGGAGGAACGGGTTCTGAAAAGCTCAACGACATCTCGAATGCTATCGATGTTACTCTGGTAAAATATGATAAAAAAGACAGGAAAAATAAGTTTGGTTTCAGTGTCGGGATAGACCATTACACGTCGGCTTCTTCGGATATGATTGATTTGAAAGCCAATTCTTCCGCTTCTCACGCAGATACTAGAATCTATCCTGCACTAAGCTGGAGCCGTGAAAACGAAAACAAAGGAACAACACTTTTGGCGGGAGTTTCGGCTTCTACAGAATATGATTATCAGTCTTATAGCGCTAATATTGGTTTTGCGAAAAAAACACCAAACAAAATGGGAGAATTTACCGCAAAATTCCAAGCCTATTTTGACCAAGTGAAGTTGATTGCTCCCATCGAGCTCAGAACTGCCCAAAATGAAGGAACGAGTGGAAGAAATACCTATGCTCTGTCTTTGGCGTATTCACAGATTATCAATCAGAATTTCCAGATGGAATTTCTTACCGATGCCGTTCAACAGACGGGTTATTTAAGTTTGCCATTTCACAGGGTATATTTTAATGATAATTCGGTTCATCAGGAAACATTGCCTGATAAAAGGTTTAAACTTCCGGTTGGTGTGAGAGCGAATTATTTTCTTGGAGATAAAGTGATTTTGAGAGCGTATTACAGGTATTACACCGACGATTGGGGATTGAAATCGAACACTGTGAGTCTGGAAACGCCTTTTAAAATTTCGCCTTTTGTTTCTGTGACACCTTTTTACAGGTATTATTCGCAAACTGCAGCGAAATATTTTTTACCTTACCAACAACATATGGCTTTCGACGATTATTATACGAGCAATTATGATTTGTCTAAATTCAACAGTAATTTTTACGGTGCAGGAATTAGATTTAATCCTAAAAATGGTCTGTTTGGCGTAGAAAGATTAAATATGCTGGAAATCAGATACGGACATTACACGAAATCTGTCGGGATGACTTCTGATATTATTTCGTTAAATTTTAGATTCAAATAG